Proteins from a genomic interval of Streptomyces sp. NBC_01445:
- a CDS encoding ice-binding family protein, giving the protein MPAAESYSARLGISMIILPKELSPSMTLNIPDAPSRRTFSVWLAAVTAVVLAAAVLAMSPTRAQAVASPVQLGTAADFGVLAGATVTNTGPTVVNGLNVGVSPGTAITGFFPTTPTGPGIVTPPGVLHSADAVAGQAKTDLNTAYNQAAGQTSPDQVYTDDPHDFGGQTLTPGLYKANVSAGITGTLTLDAEDNPDAVWVFQIGSSLTTASSSTVSFINGASPCNVYWQVGSSATLGTDSTFVGTILADTSITATTGATINGRLLADAGLRGDGAVTLDSNTIGLSDCGSATTGETTGATTGETTGTTTGETTGTTTGTTTGETTGTTTGTTTGETTGTTTGTTTGETTGTTTGTTTGETTGTTTGTTTGETTGETTGETTGTTTGETTGETTGETTGTTTGETTGETTGETTGETTGGHDHDCKPDKHKGYGDSGYGGKDDGYGCDAA; this is encoded by the coding sequence ATGCCAGCCGCAGAATCCTATTCTGCGCGGCTGGGAATCTCCATGATCATCCTCCCCAAGGAGTTGTCCCCTTCAATGACGCTGAATATCCCTGACGCGCCTTCTCGGCGCACATTTTCGGTGTGGCTCGCGGCGGTGACGGCCGTGGTGCTCGCCGCTGCCGTCCTCGCGATGTCGCCGACACGTGCACAGGCTGTTGCCAGCCCTGTGCAACTGGGCACTGCGGCAGATTTCGGAGTTCTGGCCGGCGCCACGGTCACCAACACCGGTCCCACGGTGGTCAACGGTCTCAACGTCGGCGTGAGCCCGGGGACGGCCATCACCGGGTTCTTCCCTACGACCCCGACCGGGCCCGGCATTGTGACCCCGCCCGGGGTTCTGCACTCTGCCGATGCCGTCGCGGGCCAAGCCAAGACCGACCTGAATACGGCGTACAACCAGGCCGCCGGACAGACTTCGCCGGACCAGGTGTACACCGACGATCCCCATGACTTCGGTGGCCAGACGCTGACGCCGGGCCTCTACAAGGCAAACGTCTCCGCCGGGATCACCGGCACGCTCACCCTGGACGCCGAGGACAACCCCGATGCCGTCTGGGTGTTCCAGATCGGTTCGTCGCTGACGACGGCATCCAGCAGCACAGTGAGCTTCATCAACGGCGCCTCGCCGTGCAACGTGTACTGGCAGGTCGGCAGCTCGGCCACGCTCGGTACCGACTCCACGTTCGTGGGCACCATCTTGGCCGACACCTCGATCACCGCCACCACGGGGGCGACCATCAACGGCCGGCTGCTGGCCGATGCGGGCCTACGCGGTGACGGCGCCGTGACGCTGGACTCCAACACGATCGGCCTGTCGGATTGTGGGTCTGCCACGACGGGTGAGACCACGGGCGCCACGACCGGTGAGACCACCGGCACCACGACCGGTGAGACCACGGGCACCACGACCGGCACCACGACGGGTGAGACCACGGGCACCACGACCGGCACCACGACGGGTGAGACCACGGGCACCACGACCGGCACCACGACGGGTGAGACCACGGGCACCACGACCGGCACCACGACGGGTGAGACCACGGGCACCACGACCGGCACCACGACGGGTGAGACCACGGGCGAAACGACCGGTGAGACCACCGGCACCACGACCGGTGAGACCACGGGCGAAACGACCGGTGAAACCACCGGCACCACGACCGGTGAGACCACGGGCGAAACGACCGGTGAAACCACGGGCGAAACCACAGGTGGCCACGACCACGACTGCAAGCCCGATAAGCACAAGGGGTATGGCGACAGCGGCTATGGCGGCAAGGACGACGGCTACGGCTGTGATGCTGCCTAG
- a CDS encoding RNA polymerase sigma factor produces the protein MTGPPALDPGDERDGHVIAQSLEHPELFARLYDRYAPDIHRYAARRLGDHAADDVTADTFLTAFRVRARYDASRASARPWLYGIAAHLIGKQRRKEVRGLRALARTGQDPVAAGWVEDTADLVADRAPLADALAALSAADRHVLLLVAWADLTYQEVAEALGIPVGTVRSRLNRARRKVRAALGADPAFLGEVAEVVRP, from the coding sequence GTGACCGGACCACCGGCGCTCGACCCCGGCGACGAACGCGACGGCCATGTCATCGCGCAGTCCCTGGAACATCCGGAGCTGTTCGCCCGGCTCTACGACCGGTACGCACCCGACATCCACCGGTACGCGGCCCGGCGCCTCGGCGACCACGCGGCGGACGACGTCACGGCCGACACGTTCCTGACCGCGTTCCGGGTGCGTGCCCGCTACGACGCCTCGCGGGCCAGTGCCCGGCCCTGGCTGTACGGGATCGCCGCGCACCTCATCGGCAAGCAGCGCCGGAAGGAAGTACGCGGTCTGCGGGCGCTGGCCAGGACCGGCCAGGACCCCGTCGCGGCCGGCTGGGTCGAGGACACCGCGGACCTGGTCGCCGACCGCGCCCCGCTCGCGGACGCGCTCGCCGCGCTGTCCGCCGCCGACCGGCATGTGCTGCTGCTCGTGGCCTGGGCCGACCTGACCTACCAGGAGGTCGCCGAGGCGCTCGGCATACCCGTCGGGACCGTGCGGTCCCGGCTCAACCGGGCCCGCCGCAAGGTACGGGCCGCGCTGGGTGCCGACCCGGCGTTTCTGGGCGAAGTGGCGGAGGTGGTCCGGCCGTGA
- a CDS encoding glycosyltransferase, giving the protein MIVQPSICLCMIVKNESGVIERCLASVRDLITTWVISDTGSTDGTQKIIRNALRDIPGELHEEPWVDFGQNRSLNISHARGKADYLLLLDADHEIRQDDALPPLTADAYMLRHEGAFEYWIRRLVRGDIAWRYEGVTHEYLTTDEPADQSRLDALVIVDHADGGSRHDKSERDARLLSAELERDPDNPRTVFYLAQTMRDMGRNEEAIALFEGRAAMGGWPEEVYFSQFQAGVLKAETGDWPGAMDALVRAWETRPERLEACYQLCSRLRAMGHYRAAHAFASAGLNRPVPDDLLFVSPWVYRWGLLFEFSITAYCVGDWAGSYQACDRLLAMPDLPEAIREQTLANREFPAQRLSKVWASLWSTARTCAGPGGREAPP; this is encoded by the coding sequence ATGATTGTGCAGCCGTCCATTTGCCTATGCATGATCGTAAAGAACGAGTCCGGCGTCATCGAACGCTGCCTCGCGTCGGTCCGTGACCTCATCACCACTTGGGTGATCTCCGACACCGGGTCCACGGACGGCACGCAGAAGATCATCCGCAACGCACTCAGAGACATCCCCGGCGAGCTTCACGAGGAGCCGTGGGTCGATTTCGGTCAGAACCGCAGCCTGAACATCAGTCATGCACGCGGGAAAGCCGACTACTTGCTCCTGCTCGATGCCGACCATGAGATCCGGCAGGACGACGCGCTGCCGCCGCTGACGGCCGACGCCTACATGTTGCGGCATGAAGGCGCTTTCGAGTACTGGATCAGGCGGTTGGTCAGGGGGGACATCGCCTGGCGCTACGAGGGTGTCACCCACGAGTACCTCACCACCGACGAGCCGGCCGATCAGTCAAGACTCGACGCTCTGGTCATCGTGGACCATGCCGACGGAGGGTCGCGTCACGACAAGTCCGAGCGTGACGCACGTCTGCTGAGTGCCGAACTCGAGCGAGACCCGGACAACCCCCGCACTGTCTTCTACCTGGCTCAGACCATGCGAGACATGGGCAGGAACGAAGAGGCCATCGCTCTGTTCGAGGGCCGCGCCGCCATGGGTGGCTGGCCGGAAGAGGTCTACTTCTCGCAGTTCCAGGCCGGTGTCCTCAAGGCTGAGACGGGCGACTGGCCAGGCGCCATGGATGCGCTTGTGCGCGCCTGGGAGACACGGCCCGAGCGGCTGGAAGCCTGTTACCAACTGTGCTCGAGGCTGCGTGCCATGGGCCACTACCGGGCCGCACATGCCTTCGCCTCCGCCGGTCTCAACCGGCCTGTTCCGGACGACCTGCTGTTCGTCAGCCCTTGGGTGTACCGATGGGGGCTGCTGTTCGAGTTCTCGATCACTGCGTACTGCGTCGGGGACTGGGCGGGCTCCTACCAGGCATGCGACCGGCTCCTTGCCATGCCTGATCTGCCTGAGGCCATTCGCGAGCAGACGCTTGCCAACCGTGAGTTCCCCGCCCAGCGCCTCTCCAAGGTGTGGGCGTCCCTTTGGTCGACGGCACGCACCTGCGCAGGCCCGGGCGGGCGTGAGGCTCCTCCCTGA
- a CDS encoding calcium-binding protein yields the protein MRPTLHHAMFPRRGAGAAGERRRPARRAAVLLATVALPAALVVPTATPAAAAPVTATFNAGADQPFTVPSGVTQLTVTATGAAGQNGPAGGTGGNGATVTGTVTVPPSTTTLYVNVGTGGGAGGGSATTGGAGGGSSDVRTCSSAGPGCTLTGVPGTDPRLIVAGGGGGGGSGVPTNFLNPEATGGNAGNTGGAGGSRTNSGQGGGGGTQTAGGAGGAACPASGGTSGTPGTGGAGGNGGGNFGAGGGGGGWFGGGGGGGCNRLSFPPAYGPGGGGGASNRVPTGGTSAPAAGPAQVTITYEPAPPTCATATPTITGTNGNNVLIGTPGNDVIFALGGNDVVDGRGGNDIICGGDGNDVLSGGDGNDRIEGGNGNDNLNGNNGNDALLGGPGNDALFGGTGTNTNDGGPGTNACFNPSTGPGCF from the coding sequence GTGAGACCGACCCTGCACCATGCCATGTTCCCTCGACGTGGTGCCGGAGCCGCGGGTGAGCGGCGGCGCCCGGCCAGGCGTGCTGCCGTCCTGCTCGCCACGGTGGCGCTGCCGGCGGCCCTGGTGGTGCCCACGGCCACGCCCGCTGCTGCGGCGCCGGTGACGGCCACCTTCAACGCGGGCGCCGACCAGCCCTTCACCGTCCCGTCCGGCGTCACCCAACTGACCGTCACCGCCACCGGCGCCGCAGGACAAAACGGGCCTGCCGGCGGCACAGGAGGCAATGGCGCCACCGTCACCGGCACCGTCACCGTGCCGCCGAGCACCACCACCCTCTATGTCAACGTCGGCACGGGCGGGGGCGCCGGCGGCGGATCGGCGACTACGGGCGGTGCCGGCGGCGGTTCCAGCGACGTCCGCACCTGCAGCTCGGCCGGCCCCGGCTGCACCCTGACCGGCGTCCCCGGCACCGACCCCCGCCTCATCGTCGCGGGCGGCGGAGGCGGCGGAGGAAGCGGCGTCCCCACCAATTTCCTCAACCCGGAGGCCACCGGCGGAAACGCCGGAAACACCGGGGGTGCCGGCGGCAGCAGAACGAACAGCGGCCAGGGCGGAGGCGGCGGAACCCAGACAGCCGGCGGCGCAGGCGGAGCCGCATGCCCCGCTTCCGGTGGTACATCCGGCACTCCGGGCACGGGCGGTGCGGGCGGCAACGGCGGAGGCAACTTCGGGGCCGGCGGAGGCGGGGGCGGCTGGTTCGGCGGAGGCGGCGGCGGAGGCTGCAACCGTCTTTCTTTTCCTCCCGCTTACGGTCCCGGTGGCGGCGGCGGTGCGTCGAACCGCGTCCCCACGGGTGGTACCTCCGCTCCCGCCGCGGGGCCGGCCCAGGTGACCATCACCTACGAGCCGGCGCCCCCCACCTGCGCGACCGCCACGCCCACCATCACCGGTACCAACGGCAACAACGTCCTGATCGGCACTCCCGGCAATGACGTGATCTTCGCTCTCGGCGGCAACGACGTGGTCGACGGCCGCGGTGGCAACGACATCATCTGCGGCGGCGACGGCAACGACGTACTGTCCGGCGGTGACGGCAACGACCGCATCGAAGGCGGAAACGGCAACGACAACCTGAACGGCAACAACGGCAACGACGCCCTCCTCGGCGGTCCCGGCAACGACGCGCTCTTCGGCGGCACCGGCACCAACACCAACGACGGCGGCCCCGGCACCAACGCCTGCTTCAACCCCTCCACCGGACCCGGCTGCTTCTAA
- a CDS encoding CU044_5270 family protein, which yields MNVDEMKDVREFRAGTPKPDRARLAEGRDRLSSAAGRGRGRRLRADWRLAAVGAAAALTAVAVLASGLGGSGHSGAERTVPAGTVPGSVQEVLERAASTVERADPPPTPHAGQWVYDKKLSASPGIWPKSKAAQPEPEPEPQEHWKRYADPRFENGKEGDDRSMRERLRFLDELPDDPAAVLKKVRAYYPSGKGSPVSEGEHDMGALSVLFASQPMPPQALAKLYRALAAVPGVEVTDPDHLVRDLAGRDALAVWHDEKGQKVRSEILIDPHTYQYLGDRLLVVKDYKHTYPGAPDTPDRPWKAGDLMSQNALLATGIVDHKGDRP from the coding sequence GTGAACGTGGACGAGATGAAGGACGTACGCGAGTTCCGGGCCGGGACGCCGAAGCCCGACCGGGCACGGCTCGCCGAGGGGCGGGACCGGCTGAGCAGCGCCGCGGGGCGCGGCCGGGGACGCAGGCTGCGGGCCGACTGGCGGCTCGCAGCGGTCGGGGCCGCCGCCGCGCTCACTGCAGTGGCCGTGCTGGCCTCCGGCCTCGGAGGGAGCGGCCACAGTGGTGCGGAGCGCACGGTGCCGGCTGGGACGGTGCCGGGTTCGGTGCAAGAGGTGCTGGAGCGAGCCGCGTCCACCGTGGAGCGGGCTGATCCGCCGCCCACGCCGCACGCGGGCCAGTGGGTCTACGACAAGAAGCTCTCGGCCAGTCCCGGAATCTGGCCCAAGAGCAAGGCGGCCCAGCCCGAGCCGGAGCCGGAGCCCCAGGAGCACTGGAAGCGGTACGCGGACCCGCGCTTCGAGAACGGCAAGGAGGGCGACGACCGCTCCATGCGCGAACGGCTCCGCTTCCTCGACGAGCTGCCGGACGACCCGGCCGCCGTGCTGAAGAAGGTCCGCGCCTACTATCCGTCCGGGAAGGGCAGCCCCGTCTCTGAGGGGGAGCACGACATGGGTGCGCTGAGTGTGCTGTTCGCGTCCCAGCCCATGCCGCCGCAGGCGCTCGCCAAGCTGTACCGCGCGCTGGCCGCGGTCCCCGGCGTCGAGGTCACCGACCCCGACCATCTCGTACGGGACCTCGCGGGCCGGGACGCCCTCGCGGTCTGGCACGACGAGAAGGGGCAGAAGGTCCGCAGCGAGATCCTGATCGACCCGCACACATACCAGTACCTCGGCGACCGATTGCTCGTCGTCAAGGACTACAAGCATACGTATCCGGGCGCCCCCGACACCCCTGACCGGCCCTGGAAGGCGGGCGACCTCATGTCCCAGAACGCGCTCCTGGCCACGGGAATCGTCGACCACAAGGGCGACCGCCCCTGA